A genomic region of Capra hircus breed San Clemente chromosome 21, ASM170441v1, whole genome shotgun sequence contains the following coding sequences:
- the GDPGP1 gene encoding GDP-D-glucose phosphorylase 1, with protein MAIPHASNETSYLLPPNKEDWEGQGIPDFVYGQEELVMEGVQWPRGALSLLNTPPLSHFDSALCSAWRQRMELGLFRYPLGELPTQTLPGTVGFVAQLNVERGVQRRCPQNIKSMRQEFDPEQFNFNQIRPGEVLFRLHRKRDCPGTVQQEDILVLINVSPLEWGHVLLVPEPARGLPQRLLPGALRAGVEAVLLSSHPGFRVGFNSLGGLASVNHLHLHGYYLAHRLPVEGAPSEPLDPRGRLHVLQALPARGFLFYTSRPGPDLEALISRVCRATDYLTDCEIAHNLFVTRGAPPGKTSSSSALSGVRVILWPRKPSFGIKEGQAFNVALCELAGHLPVKTAQDFSSLTEAAALALIRECLLPPAQAEDVRAALVALIAQEEE; from the coding sequence ATGGCTATTCCACATGCTTCAAATGAAACTTCCTATTTGCTGCCTCCAAACAAGGAAGACTGGGAAGGGCAGGGCATTCCTGACTTTGTCTACGGGCAGGAGGAACTCGTGATGGAAGGGGTTCAGTGGCCAAGGGGCGCGCTCAGCCTCCTGAACACGCCGCCACTGTCTCACTTTGACTCTGCCCTCTGCTCAGCCTGGAGGCAGCGGATGGAGCTGGGGCTCTTCCGCTACCCACTGGGGGAGCTGCCGACCCAAACCCTCCCTGGGACCGTGggttttgtggctcagctgaacGTGGAGCGAGGTGTGCAGAGAAGGTGCCCCCAGAACATCAAGAGCATGAGGCAGGAGTTTGACCCTGAACAGTTTAACTTCAACCAGATCCGGCCAGGAGAGGTCCTCTTTCGTCTGCACCGGAAGCGGGACTGCCCCGGCACTGTCCAGCAAGAGGACATCCTGGTGCTGATCAACGTCAGCCCCTTGGAGTGGGGCCACGTGCTGCTGGTGCCCGAACCTGCCAGGGGGCTCCCCCAGCGCCTGCTGCCCGGGGCGCTGCGGGCCGGGGTCGAGGCTGTACTGCTGAGCTCACACCCGGGCTTCCGCGTGGGCTTCAACAGCCTGGGTGGCCTGGCCTCGGTGAACCACCTCCACCTGCATGGCTACTACCTGGCGCACCGGCTGCCCGTGGAGGGGGCCCCCAGTGAACCCCTGGACCCTCGGGGCCGTCTGCATGTGCTCCAGGCCCTCCCAGCTCGCGGCTTCCTCTTTTACACCAGTAGGCCAGGGCCTGACTTGGAAGCCTTGATAAGCAGGGTGTGTCGGGCCACTGACTACCTGACTGACTGTGAGATTGCGCATAACTTGTTTGTCACCCGGGGGGCCCCTCCTGGAAAGACATCATCTTCCTCAGCTCTCTCGGGAGTCCGGGTCATTCTGTGGCCCCGGAAGCCCAGCTTTGGGATAAAGGAAGGTCAGGCATTCAACGTTGCCCTCTGTGAGCTGGCTGGGCACCTCCCGGTCAAAACGGCCCAAGACTTCAGCAGCCTGACAGAGGCAGCCGCTCTGGCCCTCATCAGAGAATGTctgctgcccccagcccaggcAGAAGATGTGCGGGCTGCGCTGGTGGCCTTGATAGCCCAGGAGGAAGAGTAA
- the CIB1 gene encoding calcium and integrin-binding protein 1 isoform X1 — protein sequence MGGSGSRLSKELLAEYQDLTFLTKQEILLAHRRFCELLPQEHRSVEESLQARVSLEQILSLPELKANPFKERICKVFSTSPSRDSLSFEDFLDLLSVFSDTATPDIKSHYAFRIFDFDDDGTLNREDLSQLVNCLTGESEDTRLSASEMKQLIDNVSRRGGWAWPGSRREGLGFGLEASAFQILEESDIDRDGTINLSEFQHVISRSPDFASSFKIVL from the exons ATGGGAGGTTCGGGCAGTCGCCTGTCCAAGGAGCTGCTGGCCGAGTACCAG GACTTGACGTTCCTGACCAAACAGGAGATCCTTCT AGCCCACAGACGGTTCTGTGAGCTGCTTCCCCAGGAGCACCGGAGTGTGGAGGAGTCACTGCAGGCTCGAGTGTCCTTGGAGCAGATTCTCAGCCTTCCAGAGCTCAAG GCCAACCCCTTCAAGGAGCGAATCTGCAAGGTCTTCTCCACTTCCCCAAGCAGAGACAGCCTGAGCTTCGAGGACTTCTTGGACCTCCTCAGTGTGTTCAGTGACACAGCCACTCCAGACATCAAGTCCCACTATGCCTTCCGCATCTTCG ACTTTGATGATGATGGAACCTTGAACAGAGAAGACCTGAGCCAGCTCGTGAACTGCCTCACGGGAGAGAGCGAAGACACACGGCTCAGTGCTTCAGAGATGAAGCAGCTCATCGACAACGTGAGCAGGAGGGGCGGGTGGGCTTGGCCGGGGAGCAGGCGGGAAGGCTTGGGGTTTGGCCTTGAAGCTTCCGCTTTCCAGATCCTAGAAGAGTCCGACATTGATAGGGATGGGACCATCAACCTCTCCGAGTTTCAGCATGTCATCTCCCGCTCACCAGATTTTGCCAG TTCCTTTAAGATTGTCCTGTGA
- the CIB1 gene encoding calcium and integrin-binding protein 1 isoform X2, translated as MGGSGSRLSKELLAEYQDLTFLTKQEILLAHRRFCELLPQEHRSVEESLQARVSLEQILSLPELKANPFKERICKVFSTSPSRDSLSFEDFLDLLSVFSDTATPDIKSHYAFRIFDFDDDGTLNREDLSQLVNCLTGESEDTRLSASEMKQLIDNILEESDIDRDGTINLSEFQHVISRSPDFASSFKIVL; from the exons ATGGGAGGTTCGGGCAGTCGCCTGTCCAAGGAGCTGCTGGCCGAGTACCAG GACTTGACGTTCCTGACCAAACAGGAGATCCTTCT AGCCCACAGACGGTTCTGTGAGCTGCTTCCCCAGGAGCACCGGAGTGTGGAGGAGTCACTGCAGGCTCGAGTGTCCTTGGAGCAGATTCTCAGCCTTCCAGAGCTCAAG GCCAACCCCTTCAAGGAGCGAATCTGCAAGGTCTTCTCCACTTCCCCAAGCAGAGACAGCCTGAGCTTCGAGGACTTCTTGGACCTCCTCAGTGTGTTCAGTGACACAGCCACTCCAGACATCAAGTCCCACTATGCCTTCCGCATCTTCG ACTTTGATGATGATGGAACCTTGAACAGAGAAGACCTGAGCCAGCTCGTGAACTGCCTCACGGGAGAGAGCGAAGACACACGGCTCAGTGCTTCAGAGATGAAGCAGCTCATCGACAAC ATCCTAGAAGAGTCCGACATTGATAGGGATGGGACCATCAACCTCTCCGAGTTTCAGCATGTCATCTCCCGCTCACCAGATTTTGCCAG TTCCTTTAAGATTGTCCTGTGA